A genome region from Paludibacterium sp. B53371 includes the following:
- a CDS encoding efflux RND transporter permease subunit, which yields MIAKFFIERPILANVIAWITVLIGAVSVFGLSVSQYPQLTPPTISVTTTYPGASALTVQQLVARTIEQQVNGVEGMIYMQSTSSNDGRYTLTVSFAVGTDADQAQVAVQNRVNAAVPLLPNAVQQQGVVTKKKSTSILQIITLSSDKPEMDGLFLSNFASLQLKDRLSRLPGVADVTVFGVGQYSMRIWLDPQQMKQRGLVPANVIAQVNKQSQPISVGQIGAPPARPGQAQQLTVNLAGAPNSAADFGDIILKTDSSGAVTRLRDVARIELGSQSYGQSFTLDGKPAGGVAIYQLPDANALATAEAVKNEMTRLSKSFPPGIQYDVPFDTTVFVKASIDEVYKTLYEAGILVLLVIIIFLQDWRATLVPATTVPITIIGAFAAMAAMGFSINLLTLFALVLCIGIVVDDAIVVVEGVAKHVEAGKTPHDAAITAMKELMGPIIGITLVLMSVFLPAAFIPGITGQMYRQFALVIAATALISGINAITLKPTQSAKYVRVHDHSKPKNAFFRAFDRVYNPLEVKYARLIERLVGARKTSTLVALGLIVVAIVGLAKLPTGFIPTEDQGYMLVAVQLPDAASIQRTDKALSQVSEIARAIPGVKHAITIGGVSPLDGNASLANAGLVYLTLTDWAERGKDKQQSLKNIYLTLNERLHALPDIRPLVMVPPPIPGLGMSGGFQMQLELTDGSGDLNKLSDAADRLIAAAKQRPEIQQAFTPLRTQVPQLSLTINRARAEMLGVAVNDVYDVLQSYLGSSYVGQFSKFGQNYTIYVQADQDFRMRSEQISALTVRNSSGNMVPLGAFLSVKQVSGPALISQYQMYPTATINGAAANGYSSGQALTAMEEVAAEVLPQGVSYEWTALSYQEKLVGSSVVLVFGLAILLVYLVLAGQYESWWLPVPVILAVPMSLVGTVTVLWAVGLANNIYVQIGLVLLIALSAKNAILIVEVAQEMRHEGHDLVHAALEGSRRRFRPILMTSFAFILGVVPLILSSGAGAAARVSIGLTVFSGMLASTVLAVAFVPVLYVVIVSWRERRTGSKAV from the coding sequence ATGATTGCCAAGTTTTTTATTGAACGACCGATTCTGGCCAACGTGATCGCCTGGATCACCGTGCTGATCGGTGCGGTGTCGGTGTTTGGCCTGTCGGTATCGCAATACCCGCAGCTGACCCCGCCGACCATCTCGGTGACGACCACCTACCCCGGGGCCAGCGCCCTGACCGTACAGCAACTGGTGGCGCGCACCATTGAACAGCAGGTCAATGGCGTTGAAGGCATGATTTACATGCAGTCGACCTCCTCCAACGACGGGCGCTACACCCTGACGGTGAGTTTTGCCGTCGGGACTGACGCCGACCAGGCCCAGGTGGCGGTACAGAACCGGGTCAATGCCGCCGTGCCGCTGCTGCCGAATGCCGTGCAGCAACAGGGGGTGGTGACCAAGAAGAAATCCACCAGCATCCTGCAGATCATCACCCTGTCCTCCGACAAGCCGGAAATGGACGGCTTGTTCCTCAGCAACTTTGCCAGCCTGCAACTCAAGGACCGCCTGAGCCGTCTGCCGGGCGTGGCCGATGTCACCGTTTTCGGTGTCGGCCAGTACAGCATGCGGATCTGGCTGGACCCGCAACAGATGAAACAGCGCGGCCTGGTGCCGGCTAATGTCATTGCCCAGGTCAACAAGCAAAGCCAGCCTATCAGTGTCGGCCAGATCGGCGCACCGCCGGCCAGACCCGGCCAGGCGCAGCAATTGACCGTCAACCTGGCGGGGGCGCCGAATTCCGCCGCCGACTTCGGCGACATCATCCTCAAGACGGACAGCAGCGGTGCTGTCACGCGACTGCGTGACGTGGCGCGCATCGAACTGGGCAGCCAGAGCTATGGCCAGTCGTTCACGCTGGACGGCAAGCCGGCGGGGGGCGTTGCCATCTATCAGTTGCCGGATGCCAATGCACTGGCCACCGCCGAAGCGGTGAAAAATGAAATGACCCGCCTGAGCAAGAGCTTCCCGCCCGGCATTCAGTACGATGTGCCGTTTGACACCACGGTGTTCGTCAAGGCTTCGATCGACGAGGTGTACAAGACCCTCTACGAGGCCGGCATTCTGGTCTTGCTGGTGATCATCATTTTCCTGCAGGACTGGCGCGCCACCCTGGTACCGGCCACGACCGTGCCGATCACCATCATCGGCGCTTTCGCCGCCATGGCCGCCATGGGCTTTTCCATCAATCTGCTGACGCTGTTCGCCCTGGTGCTTTGTATCGGGATTGTGGTGGACGATGCCATCGTGGTGGTGGAAGGCGTGGCCAAGCATGTCGAGGCCGGCAAAACGCCTCATGACGCTGCCATCACCGCCATGAAGGAACTGATGGGGCCGATCATCGGCATTACGCTGGTGCTGATGTCGGTCTTCCTGCCGGCGGCCTTCATTCCCGGCATTACCGGTCAGATGTATCGCCAGTTCGCCCTGGTCATCGCGGCCACCGCCCTGATCAGCGGCATTAACGCCATTACGCTCAAACCGACCCAGTCGGCCAAGTATGTGCGCGTGCATGACCACAGCAAGCCAAAGAATGCTTTCTTCCGCGCCTTTGACCGCGTCTATAACCCGCTGGAGGTCAAATACGCCCGTCTGATCGAGCGGCTGGTCGGCGCGCGCAAGACCAGTACCCTGGTGGCGCTGGGGCTGATCGTGGTGGCCATCGTCGGGCTGGCCAAGCTGCCGACCGGCTTTATCCCGACCGAAGATCAGGGCTATATGCTGGTGGCGGTGCAGTTGCCGGATGCCGCCTCGATACAGCGCACCGACAAGGCCCTGAGCCAGGTGTCAGAGATCGCGCGCGCCATTCCGGGCGTCAAGCACGCCATCACCATCGGTGGCGTGTCGCCGCTGGACGGCAACGCCTCACTGGCCAATGCCGGTCTGGTCTATCTGACCCTGACCGACTGGGCTGAGCGCGGCAAGGACAAGCAACAGAGTCTGAAGAACATTTACCTCACACTGAACGAACGTTTGCATGCCCTGCCGGACATCCGTCCGCTGGTCATGGTGCCGCCGCCCATTCCCGGGCTGGGCATGTCCGGAGGCTTCCAGATGCAACTGGAGCTGACCGACGGCAGCGGCGACCTGAACAAGCTGTCGGATGCTGCCGATCGACTGATCGCTGCCGCCAAGCAGCGTCCGGAAATCCAGCAGGCCTTCACGCCGCTGCGCACCCAGGTGCCGCAGCTGTCGCTGACCATTAACCGAGCCCGGGCCGAAATGCTTGGCGTGGCGGTCAACGATGTGTATGACGTGCTGCAAAGCTATCTGGGTTCGTCCTATGTTGGTCAGTTCTCCAAATTTGGCCAGAACTACACCATTTATGTGCAGGCTGATCAGGACTTCCGCATGCGCAGCGAGCAGATCTCGGCGCTCACCGTACGCAACAGCAGTGGCAATATGGTACCGCTCGGCGCCTTCCTGTCGGTGAAACAGGTCAGCGGCCCGGCACTGATTTCGCAGTACCAGATGTACCCGACGGCAACCATCAACGGCGCGGCCGCCAACGGCTACAGCTCGGGTCAGGCACTGACGGCCATGGAAGAAGTGGCGGCCGAAGTCCTGCCACAGGGCGTCAGCTATGAGTGGACCGCCCTGTCCTACCAGGAGAAGCTGGTGGGCAGCTCGGTGGTACTGGTCTTCGGTCTGGCTATTCTGCTGGTCTATCTGGTGCTGGCGGGCCAGTACGAAAGCTGGTGGCTGCCGGTGCCGGTGATTCTGGCCGTACCGATGTCACTGGTCGGCACGGTCACTGTGCTGTGGGCGGTAGGGCTGGCCAATAACATCTACGTTCAGATTGGTCTGGTGTTGCTGATCGCCCTATCGGCCAAGAATGCCATTCTGATCGTGGAGGTGGCGCAGGAGATGCGGCATGAGGGCCATGATCTGGTGCATGCGGCACTGGAAGGTTCGCGCCGCCGCTTCCGCCCGATTTTGATGACCTCGTTTGCCTTCATTCTCGGCGTCGTGCCGCTGATCCTGTCCAGTGGCGCGGGTGCCGCCGCACGCGTCTCCATCGGCCTGACCGTTTTCAGCGGCATGCTGGCTTCGACCGTGCTGGCCGTTGCCTTCGTGCCGGTGCTGTATGTGGTGATCGTCTCCTGGCGCGAACGCCGCACCGGCAGCAAGGCCGTCTGA
- a CDS encoding efflux RND transporter periplasmic adaptor subunit, with amino-acid sequence MNTSPRSVFLMTFTALLCLACSDKKPVAEPPLPQVVFQQPIQREVTDTIQLDGTVAPSESVNLVARVSGYLQSAPFAEGAQVKQGQLLFVIEPDPYQQQVKLNQAKLDQARSEYQRQQVLMKENATAQSSVESALSNLQQAEANLRLAQINLDYTAVRAPFDGVIGKRTVDVGNYVGAGAGGTVLATLTRLRPAYVNFSVNERDLLRLRKAGVDKEGTAKAGVGKIKVGAALQGEATPSETGELDFIDNTLAAATGSLQLRAKFDNKDLHLIPGLYSKVFIGISKPHQALLVPSSVVLNDQLGNYVYVVDADSKVVRRNVKTGADFDQLREITDGISASDRVITQGLSNVGVGQKVAAQADSGKPAQ; translated from the coding sequence ATGAATACGAGCCCTCGTTCTGTCTTTCTGATGACCTTCACCGCCCTGCTCTGCCTGGCGTGCAGCGACAAGAAACCGGTCGCCGAACCGCCGCTGCCGCAGGTGGTGTTTCAGCAACCGATTCAGCGTGAAGTGACCGACACCATCCAGCTGGATGGCACCGTGGCACCTTCCGAATCCGTCAATCTGGTGGCGCGCGTCAGCGGCTATCTGCAATCCGCACCGTTTGCCGAAGGGGCCCAGGTCAAACAGGGGCAACTGCTGTTTGTCATCGAACCGGATCCCTATCAGCAGCAAGTCAAGCTCAACCAGGCCAAGCTGGATCAGGCGCGATCTGAGTACCAGCGCCAGCAGGTGCTGATGAAGGAAAACGCCACGGCGCAATCCAGCGTCGAATCGGCACTGTCAAACCTGCAACAGGCCGAAGCCAATTTGCGTCTGGCACAGATCAATCTTGATTACACCGCCGTACGCGCCCCCTTTGATGGGGTGATCGGCAAACGGACCGTGGATGTCGGCAACTATGTCGGCGCCGGGGCCGGGGGGACCGTGCTGGCCACCCTGACGCGCCTGCGGCCCGCCTATGTCAACTTCTCGGTCAATGAACGTGATCTGCTGCGCCTGCGCAAGGCGGGCGTTGACAAGGAAGGAACCGCCAAAGCCGGCGTCGGCAAGATCAAGGTCGGCGCGGCCCTCCAGGGCGAGGCCACGCCATCCGAAACCGGCGAACTGGATTTCATCGACAATACGCTGGCCGCCGCCACCGGCAGCCTGCAGCTGCGCGCCAAATTCGACAACAAGGATTTGCACCTGATTCCGGGCCTGTACAGCAAGGTATTCATTGGCATCAGCAAGCCCCATCAGGCGCTGCTGGTCCCGTCATCCGTGGTCCTGAATGACCAGTTGGGCAACTACGTCTATGTGGTGGATGCCGACTCGAAGGTCGTACGGCGCAACGTCAAAACCGGTGCAGACTTCGACCAGTTGCGTGAAATCACCGACGGTATTTCGGCATCTGACCGTGTTATCACCCAGGGCCTGAGCAATGTGGGCGTCGGCCAGAAGGTGGCTGCGCAGGCTGATTCCGGCAAACCCGCCCAGTAA